The following proteins are co-located in the Robbsia betulipollinis genome:
- the rsmA gene encoding 16S rRNA (adenine(1518)-N(6)/adenine(1519)-N(6))-dimethyltransferase RsmA: MSAFSRSPVQGHVARKRFGQNFLVDQGIIQSIVACIAPRAGERVVEIGPGLGALTGPLADALGTPLHVVELDRDLIGRLHRTFGERLVVHAGDALAFDFGALAVASGAAEDARGGVGEAGEGRVGARPAPSLRIVGNLPYNISSPLLFHLMGCADKVVDQHFMLQDEVVERMVAVPGTKAYSRLSVMLQFRYAMEKLMDVPPESFNPAPKVNSAIVRMLPHRPEDLPEVPARRFAEVVTAAFSQRRKMLRNTLGAYRETVDFDALGFDLSRRAEDVPVAEYVTVAQRLAASV; this comes from the coding sequence ATGTCCGCCTTCTCCCGTAGCCCCGTCCAGGGCCATGTCGCACGCAAGCGCTTCGGCCAGAACTTCCTGGTCGATCAGGGCATCATCCAGTCCATCGTCGCCTGCATCGCGCCGCGCGCGGGCGAACGGGTCGTGGAGATCGGCCCGGGGCTGGGGGCATTGACCGGCCCCCTGGCCGATGCGCTGGGCACGCCGCTGCATGTGGTCGAACTCGACCGCGACCTGATCGGCCGTCTGCACAGGACATTCGGCGAGCGCCTGGTGGTGCACGCCGGCGACGCGCTCGCGTTCGATTTCGGTGCGCTGGCGGTGGCGTCCGGCGCCGCGGAGGACGCACGCGGCGGGGTGGGCGAGGCCGGGGAGGGTCGCGTCGGCGCGCGCCCGGCGCCGTCCCTGCGGATCGTCGGCAACCTGCCTTACAACATTTCCAGCCCGCTGCTGTTCCACCTGATGGGCTGCGCCGACAAGGTCGTCGATCAGCATTTCATGTTGCAGGACGAAGTCGTCGAGCGCATGGTCGCGGTGCCCGGTACCAAGGCCTACAGCCGTCTGAGCGTGATGCTGCAGTTCCGTTACGCGATGGAGAAGCTGATGGACGTGCCGCCGGAATCGTTCAATCCGGCGCCCAAGGTCAACTCGGCCATCGTGCGCATGTTGCCCCACCGGCCCGAGGACTTGCCGGAGGTGCCGGCGCGCCGTTTCGCGGAAGTCGTGACCGCCGCGTTCTCGCAACGCCGCAAGATGCTGCGCAATACGCTGGGCGCCTATCGCGAGACGGTCGACTTCGACGCCCTCGGCTTCGATTTGTCGCGGCGCGCGGAGGACGTGCCGGTCGCCGAATACGTGACGGTCGCGCAACGGCTCGCGGCGTCCGTCTGA
- a CDS encoding lysophospholipid acyltransferase family protein — translation MRLLGSLVLLLFMIVFTPPYAIACFIAFPFMNAHRRYWMIAVWCRTIIRAARVLCGIRYRVIGAENLPDGPAVILSKHQSAWETLAFPALMPRPLCFVFKRELLYVPFFGWTMAMLKMIHIDRNKGPRAFVSVIRQGRERLADGSWVIMFPEGTRTPTGVTGVYKSGGARFAIATGAPVIPVAHDAGRVWPRNALIKRAGLVTLSIGPLIPTAGLDADTVNSRVAAWIEAEMRRLDPHAYATEATAPAARP, via the coding sequence CTGCGCCTGCTTGGCTCGCTCGTCCTGCTGCTGTTCATGATCGTCTTCACGCCGCCCTATGCGATCGCGTGTTTCATCGCCTTTCCCTTCATGAACGCGCACCGGCGTTACTGGATGATCGCCGTCTGGTGTCGCACCATCATCCGGGCCGCGCGGGTGCTGTGCGGCATCCGCTATCGGGTGATCGGTGCCGAGAACCTGCCCGACGGGCCGGCCGTGATCCTCTCCAAGCACCAGTCCGCCTGGGAAACGCTGGCCTTCCCCGCGCTGATGCCGCGGCCCTTGTGCTTCGTCTTCAAGCGCGAATTGCTGTACGTGCCGTTCTTCGGCTGGACGATGGCCATGCTGAAGATGATCCATATCGACCGCAACAAGGGCCCGCGCGCCTTCGTGTCGGTGATCCGGCAGGGGCGCGAACGGCTGGCGGACGGTTCGTGGGTCATCATGTTTCCCGAAGGCACCCGCACGCCGACCGGCGTCACGGGCGTCTATAAATCGGGCGGCGCGCGCTTTGCGATTGCCACCGGCGCGCCGGTGATCCCGGTCGCGCATGACGCCGGACGCGTCTGGCCGCGCAACGCGCTGATCAAGCGCGCGGGCCTGGTGACCCTCTCGATCGGGCCGCTGATTCCCACGGCCGGGCTCGACGCCGACACCGTCAATTCCCGCGTGGCGGCATGGATCGAGGCGGAAATGCGCCGGCTCGATCCCCACGCCTACGCGACGGAAGCCACCGCGCCGGCCGCGCGACCCTGA
- the gmhB gene encoding D-glycero-beta-D-manno-heptose 1,7-bisphosphate 7-phosphatase, translating to MPASHGNSGSARKLVVLDRDGVINHDSAAFIKSPDEWQPIPGSLEAIARLNRAGFRVVVATNQSGIGRGLFDTAMLNEIHSKMHRAAAAAGARIDAVFFCPHTNHDRCDCRKPLPGMLTQIIERFDVADAALVPMVGDALRDVQAAAAAGFQPHLVRTGKGDKTLAAGDLPDGTRIHDNLREFAFDFLARHGE from the coding sequence ATGCCCGCTTCCCACGGAAACTCCGGCAGTGCCCGCAAGCTCGTCGTGCTCGATCGCGATGGCGTGATCAATCACGACTCGGCGGCCTTCATCAAGTCGCCCGACGAATGGCAGCCCATCCCGGGCAGCCTGGAAGCCATCGCCCGCCTCAACCGCGCGGGGTTTCGCGTCGTCGTCGCCACCAATCAGTCCGGCATCGGCCGCGGCCTGTTCGACACCGCGATGCTCAACGAGATCCACTCGAAGATGCACCGGGCAGCCGCCGCCGCTGGCGCGCGCATCGACGCCGTGTTTTTCTGCCCGCACACGAACCACGACCGTTGCGACTGCCGCAAGCCGCTCCCGGGCATGCTCACGCAGATCATCGAGCGCTTCGACGTCGCCGATGCGGCGCTGGTGCCGATGGTCGGCGACGCGCTGCGGGACGTGCAGGCGGCCGCGGCCGCCGGATTTCAGCCGCATCTGGTGCGTACCGGCAAGGGCGACAAGACCCTCGCCGCCGGCGACCTGCCCGACGGCACGCGCATCCACGACAATCTGCGGGAATTCGCTTTCGATTTCCTCGCCCGGCACGGGGAGTGA
- a CDS encoding M48 family metallopeptidase, giving the protein MNAFFRPPARVASPAPLAPAESRLRTLRLGSRLLTYTLRRSARRTIGFVISRRGLAVTAPQRLSLQAIENAIAGKQRWIFAKLDDWVDRALPPEEVPVAWRDGAQIALYGEAVTLRLSAAAGARARVDYDAASRTLCVALPVAPIPSPAPAVPVDDVRIGALLQAWFQGEARRRFAERLALYAPVVGVRFKAFALSSATTRWGSCSSAGNIRLNWRLVHFPLAVLDYVVIHELAHLREMNHSPRFWAVVEGVLPDYRQLRAMLKQPAAGALPRL; this is encoded by the coding sequence TTGAACGCGTTTTTCCGCCCGCCCGCCCGCGTTGCCTCCCCCGCGCCCCTCGCGCCTGCGGAGTCGCGTCTGCGCACGCTGCGTCTCGGCTCGCGCCTGCTCACCTATACGCTCCGGCGCTCGGCGCGGCGCACCATCGGCTTCGTCATCAGCCGCCGCGGCCTGGCGGTCACCGCGCCGCAGCGGCTATCGCTGCAGGCGATCGAAAACGCGATCGCGGGCAAGCAGCGCTGGATCTTCGCCAAGCTCGATGACTGGGTGGACCGCGCGCTGCCGCCCGAGGAAGTGCCGGTCGCATGGCGGGACGGCGCGCAGATCGCCCTGTACGGCGAGGCGGTGACGCTGCGGCTGTCGGCGGCGGCAGGCGCGCGCGCGCGGGTCGACTATGATGCGGCGTCGCGTACGCTGTGCGTCGCGCTGCCGGTCGCACCGATCCCGTCGCCCGCGCCGGCCGTGCCGGTCGACGACGTCCGAATCGGCGCGCTGCTGCAGGCCTGGTTCCAGGGCGAGGCGCGGCGCCGGTTCGCCGAGCGTCTCGCCTTGTACGCCCCGGTCGTCGGCGTGCGTTTCAAGGCCTTCGCGTTGTCCTCGGCAACCACGCGCTGGGGCAGTTGCTCCAGCGCCGGCAATATCCGTCTGAACTGGCGGCTCGTGCATTTTCCGCTCGCGGTACTCGATTACGTGGTGATCCACGAACTCGCGCACCTGCGCGAAATGAACCACAGCCCACGCTTCTGGGCCGTGGTCGAGGGCGTCCTGCCGGACTACCGGCAACTGCGCGCCATGCTCAAGCAGCCCGCGGCCGGCGCGCTGCCGCGGTTGTAG
- the gloA gene encoding lactoylglutathione lyase, which produces MRRILHTMLRVGDLQRSIDFYTQVLGMKLLRQHDYPDGRFTLAFVGYAPESEAAAIELTYNWDTPAYELGSGYGHIALQVDDAYAACDDVRSKGGKVSREAGPMKHGTTVIAFVEDPDGYKIELIQRGTQ; this is translated from the coding sequence ATGCGAAGAATTCTGCACACCATGCTGCGCGTCGGCGATCTGCAACGCTCGATCGATTTCTACACCCAGGTGCTCGGCATGAAACTGCTGCGCCAGCACGATTACCCGGATGGACGTTTCACGCTCGCCTTCGTCGGTTACGCGCCCGAATCGGAAGCCGCCGCGATCGAACTGACATACAACTGGGATACGCCCGCCTACGAACTGGGCAGCGGCTATGGTCACATCGCGCTGCAGGTCGACGACGCGTACGCGGCCTGCGACGACGTGCGCAGCAAGGGCGGCAAGGTCAGCCGCGAGGCCGGCCCGATGAAACACGGCACCACCGTCATCGCTTTCGTCGAGGACCCGGACGGCTACAAGATCGAACTGATCCAGCGCGGCACGCAATAA
- a CDS encoding peptidylprolyl isomerase, with protein MVKTLRLASMASATIFAGALLSASPAMAQALSGSAAAPQAKAARTGDEVDRIIAVVDNGVITERQLDRRVAMVKRRLQGRSQLPSDAELRKQVLNQMVVTEIQLQKAESEGIHIDDAAVDATLTRLAQSNGLPLDQFRARIEAENVPWTTFRSDARDEMTLAELRRRDVDSKITVSDAEVANYIASQHGITSAPNDLHLQHLLVAVPAGAPEADVQAAEKRAEKVIADARDGRDFARLAKSNSQAGDAKAGGDLGFKAPDALPKPFVDAVATIAPGQVVPEPIRTADGWEVVRLVERRASSSAASKITQTHVSHILLRVGEGSSEADVVSKLQRIKRDIEAGKGTFAEYARSNSQDGSAGQGGDLGWINPGQTVPDFERVMNQLQPGQISNPVRSEYGYHLILVQGRRESVATPAEQEDAARQAVGSRKSEQAYADWLRELYDSAYIKTMLDTTTP; from the coding sequence ATGGTTAAGACTTTACGATTGGCCTCGATGGCCAGTGCAACGATTTTCGCCGGCGCGCTGCTGTCGGCGTCGCCGGCAATGGCGCAGGCACTGAGCGGTTCGGCCGCCGCGCCGCAGGCGAAAGCCGCGCGAACGGGGGACGAGGTGGACCGCATCATCGCCGTCGTCGACAACGGCGTGATCACCGAGCGTCAGCTCGACCGCCGCGTGGCGATGGTCAAGCGGCGCCTCCAGGGCCGCAGCCAGTTGCCGTCCGACGCCGAGTTGCGCAAGCAGGTGCTCAACCAGATGGTGGTCACCGAGATCCAGTTGCAGAAGGCCGAGTCCGAAGGCATTCACATCGACGATGCCGCGGTCGACGCGACGCTCACGCGGCTGGCCCAGTCGAACGGTCTGCCGCTCGACCAGTTCCGTGCCCGCATCGAAGCCGAGAACGTGCCCTGGACGACGTTTCGCAGCGACGCGCGCGACGAGATGACGCTCGCCGAACTGCGGCGCCGCGACGTCGACAGCAAGATCACGGTATCGGACGCCGAGGTCGCGAACTACATCGCGAGCCAGCACGGCATCACCTCGGCGCCGAACGACCTGCATTTGCAGCATTTGCTGGTGGCGGTGCCGGCGGGCGCGCCGGAAGCGGATGTGCAGGCTGCGGAAAAGCGCGCGGAGAAGGTCATCGCCGATGCGCGTGACGGCCGCGATTTCGCGCGCCTCGCGAAGTCGAATTCGCAGGCGGGCGATGCGAAGGCCGGCGGCGACCTCGGTTTCAAGGCGCCCGACGCCTTGCCCAAGCCCTTCGTCGACGCAGTCGCCACGATCGCGCCGGGCCAGGTCGTGCCGGAGCCGATCCGCACCGCCGACGGCTGGGAAGTGGTCCGGCTCGTCGAGCGCCGCGCATCGAGTTCGGCCGCGAGCAAGATTACGCAGACGCATGTCAGCCATATCCTGCTGCGCGTGGGCGAGGGGTCGTCCGAAGCGGACGTGGTCAGCAAGCTGCAACGCATCAAACGCGATATCGAGGCCGGCAAGGGCACGTTCGCCGAATACGCGCGCAGCAATTCGCAGGACGGCTCGGCCGGACAGGGCGGTGACCTGGGCTGGATCAACCCGGGCCAGACCGTACCGGATTTCGAACGCGTGATGAACCAGTTGCAGCCGGGGCAGATCAGCAACCCGGTGCGTTCCGAGTATGGCTATCACCTGATCCTGGTGCAGGGACGCCGCGAATCGGTGGCAACGCCGGCCGAGCAGGAGGACGCGGCGCGTCAGGCGGTCGGGTCGCGCAAGTCCGAGCAGGCATACGCGGACTGGCTGCGCGAGCTGTACGATTCGGCCTACATCAAGACGATGCTGGACACCACCACGCCGTGA
- the pdxA gene encoding 4-hydroxythreonine-4-phosphate dehydrogenase PdxA has translation MSPVPGLAAVAPPDDAVALTVAITTGEPAGVGPELTLAALARGRADARWPDTRFVVLGDGALLAARASAVGVDWQALLANGQVVLADVPAAVPVVAGRLDARNGAYVLALLDAAIDGARAGDFDAIVTAPLQKSTINDAGVPFTGHTEYLAERTATEQVVMMLAGTGERPLRVALATTHLPLSQVAGALSRASLVRILTIIDADLRRGFGIAAPRILVTGLNPHAGENGYLGREEIDVISPAIEQARAAGIDARGPYPADTLFQPRHLADADCVLAMFHDQGLPVLKYATFGAGINITLGLPIIRTSVDHGTALDLAGSGRADPGSMLAALDTAVQMGRHRRRPQPA, from the coding sequence GTGTCCCCGGTCCCCGGCCTGGCGGCCGTCGCGCCGCCCGACGACGCCGTCGCGTTGACGGTGGCGATCACCACCGGCGAGCCGGCGGGGGTCGGGCCCGAGCTGACGCTGGCGGCGCTGGCGCGGGGACGGGCCGATGCGCGCTGGCCGGACACGCGCTTCGTGGTGCTGGGCGATGGGGCCTTGCTGGCGGCGCGTGCGTCGGCGGTGGGGGTCGACTGGCAGGCGCTGCTGGCGAATGGGCAGGTCGTGCTGGCCGATGTGCCGGCGGCGGTTCCGGTCGTCGCCGGGCGGCTCGATGCGCGTAACGGCGCCTACGTGCTGGCCCTGCTCGATGCGGCGATCGATGGCGCGCGTGCCGGCGATTTCGATGCGATCGTCACCGCGCCTCTGCAAAAGAGCACCATCAACGACGCCGGCGTGCCCTTCACCGGCCACACCGAATACCTGGCGGAGCGCACCGCGACCGAACAGGTCGTGATGATGCTCGCCGGCACCGGCGAACGGCCCCTGCGCGTCGCGCTGGCGACCACGCACCTGCCGCTGTCGCAGGTCGCCGGCGCGTTGTCGCGCGCGTCGCTGGTACGGATACTGACCATCATCGACGCGGATCTGCGGCGCGGCTTCGGCATCGCCGCGCCGCGCATCCTGGTGACGGGCCTGAACCCGCATGCGGGGGAGAACGGCTATCTCGGACGCGAGGAGATCGACGTCATTTCTCCCGCGATCGAGCAGGCCCGCGCGGCTGGCATCGATGCGCGCGGCCCGTATCCCGCCGACACGCTGTTTCAGCCGCGCCATCTCGCCGACGCCGACTGCGTGCTGGCGATGTTTCACGATCAGGGGCTGCCGGTGCTGAAATACGCCACCTTCGGCGCGGGCATCAACATCACGCTGGGCCTGCCGATCATTCGCACGTCGGTGGATCACGGCACGGCGCTCGACCTGGCCGGCAGCGGCCGCGCCGACCCGGGCAGCATGCTCGCGGCGCTCGATACCGCGGTGCAGATGGGGCGCCATCGGCGCCGCCCCCAGCCGGCGTAA
- the glyQ gene encoding glycine--tRNA ligase subunit alpha → MLTFQQIILTLQSYWDKQGCALLQPYDMEVGAGTSHTATFLRAIGPEHWRAAYVQPSRRPKDGRYGENPNRLQHYYQYQVVLKPAPENILDLYFGSLAALGLDLQQNDVRLVEDDWENPTLGAWGLGWEVWLNGMEVTQFTYFQQVGGIDCRPVLGEITYGIERLAMYLQKVENIYDLVWTEWEENGERRSLTYGDVFHQNEVEQSTYNFEHSNAEMLFGFFSHYEAEAKRLIEVQLALPAYEMILKAAHTFNLLDARGAISVTERAAYIGRIRALSRLVAQAYYDSREKLGFPMATAETLASLAATATPPSLAA, encoded by the coding sequence ATGCTTACCTTCCAGCAAATCATCCTGACCCTGCAGTCGTATTGGGATAAACAGGGCTGCGCGCTTTTGCAGCCGTATGACATGGAAGTCGGCGCCGGCACCTCGCACACCGCGACCTTCCTGCGCGCGATCGGGCCGGAGCACTGGCGCGCCGCCTACGTGCAGCCCTCGCGCCGCCCGAAGGACGGCCGCTATGGCGAGAACCCGAACCGCCTGCAACACTACTACCAGTATCAGGTGGTCCTGAAGCCCGCGCCGGAAAACATCCTCGACCTGTACTTCGGCTCGCTCGCGGCGCTCGGCCTGGACCTGCAGCAGAACGACGTGCGCCTCGTCGAGGACGATTGGGAAAACCCGACGCTCGGCGCCTGGGGCCTGGGCTGGGAAGTCTGGCTCAACGGCATGGAAGTGACGCAGTTCACCTATTTCCAGCAAGTGGGCGGCATCGACTGCCGGCCGGTGCTCGGCGAGATCACCTATGGCATCGAACGGCTCGCGATGTACCTCCAAAAGGTCGAGAACATCTACGACCTGGTCTGGACGGAGTGGGAGGAAAACGGCGAACGCCGTTCGCTGACCTATGGCGACGTCTTCCATCAGAACGAAGTCGAACAATCGACGTACAACTTCGAGCACTCGAACGCGGAAATGCTGTTCGGTTTCTTCTCGCATTACGAAGCCGAGGCCAAGCGGCTGATCGAGGTGCAACTGGCGCTGCCCGCCTACGAGATGATCCTCAAGGCCGCTCACACCTTCAACCTGCTCGACGCCCGCGGGGCGATCTCGGTGACCGAGCGCGCCGCCTATATCGGCCGGATCCGCGCGCTGTCGCGCCTGGTCGCCCAGGCGTACTACGATTCGCGCGAGAAGCTCGGTTTCCCGATGGCGACCGCCGAGACCCTGGCGTCGCTGGCGGCGACGGCGACCCCGCCTTCGCTGGCTGCCTGA
- the glyS gene encoding glycine--tRNA ligase subunit beta: MSQTVPLCRTLLVELLTEELPPKALARLAEAFAGGLASRLAAADLIEAPATADPAPATCTIYATPRRLAVAIHNVRSVSPARQVRQKVLPVSVALDANGQPTAPLAKKLAALGFPDIGVDELERAPDGKTEAFFLSHTAPGRHLADVLQAALTDTLARLPVPKMMRYQRYPHASQRVGPGSGAGVATDAGANTAVGSTAPAGVQTVDFARPVHRLLALHGADLVPVSAFGLPAGRATLGHRFMSSGEIAIDTADHYAALLEQRGRVIASQDERRASIERQLLAAAGADRVVMPAALVDEVSALVEWPKVYACSFDAAFLEVPQECLILTMQTNQKYFALTDADGRLRPRFLVVSNIDTATPADIIEGNERVIRPRLADARFFFRQDKKKPLAERVSQLGAVVYHNKLGSQLQRTQRVVAIAEAIAPRVGADVARAARGALLAKADLTTDMVGEFPELQGTMGTYYARHDGEADEVALACSEHYRPRFSGDALPATLTGTVVALADKLETLVGIWGIGLAPTGEKDPFALRRHALGVLRILIEKALPLDLLQLLQVSYAQFATLPAVSDPVDALRVFFLDRLRAQLRERGYSANEVEAVLAEQPTRFDDIIGRLDAVRAFAALPEADALAAANKRIGNILKKADAAAIPASVDAARLVEPAEQALFADLQRVAPLAQAHRDAGRYAEALSALAGLRGSVDAFFNDVMVNAEDAALRANRLALLAQLHRPMNAVADISKLAS; the protein is encoded by the coding sequence ATGAGCCAAACTGTCCCGCTTTGTCGCACCCTCCTCGTCGAACTGCTGACCGAGGAATTGCCGCCGAAGGCGCTCGCCCGCCTCGCCGAGGCGTTCGCCGGCGGCCTGGCGAGCCGTCTCGCCGCCGCCGACCTGATCGAGGCCCCGGCCACCGCCGATCCCGCCCCGGCAACCTGCACGATCTACGCAACGCCGCGCCGCCTCGCCGTCGCGATCCACAACGTGCGGTCGGTCTCCCCCGCGCGCCAGGTTCGCCAGAAGGTTTTGCCGGTGAGCGTCGCGCTCGACGCGAATGGCCAGCCCACCGCGCCGCTCGCGAAAAAACTGGCCGCGCTCGGCTTTCCCGATATCGGCGTGGACGAACTGGAACGCGCGCCGGACGGCAAGACCGAGGCTTTCTTCCTCAGCCATACCGCGCCGGGCCGGCATCTGGCCGACGTACTGCAGGCCGCGCTGACCGACACGCTGGCCAGGCTGCCGGTGCCGAAAATGATGCGCTACCAGCGTTACCCGCACGCCTCGCAGCGGGTCGGCCCGGGTAGCGGCGCGGGTGTCGCGACGGATGCCGGTGCAAACACCGCCGTCGGCAGCACCGCCCCCGCTGGCGTGCAGACCGTCGATTTCGCGCGGCCGGTGCACCGTCTGCTGGCGCTGCATGGCGCCGACCTCGTTCCCGTGTCCGCGTTCGGCCTGCCTGCCGGACGCGCCACGCTGGGTCATCGTTTCATGTCGTCCGGCGAAATCGCGATCGACACGGCGGATCACTATGCCGCGCTGCTCGAACAGCGCGGGCGGGTGATCGCGAGCCAGGACGAGCGCCGCGCGTCGATCGAGCGCCAGTTGCTGGCCGCCGCCGGCGCGGACCGTGTCGTGATGCCCGCCGCCCTGGTCGACGAGGTCAGCGCGCTGGTCGAATGGCCGAAGGTCTATGCGTGCAGCTTCGACGCGGCGTTTCTCGAAGTGCCGCAGGAATGCCTGATCCTGACGATGCAGACCAACCAGAAGTATTTCGCCCTGACCGACGCGGACGGCCGGTTGCGACCGCGCTTCCTGGTCGTGTCGAACATCGACACCGCCACGCCCGCCGACATCATCGAAGGCAACGAACGGGTGATCCGTCCGCGTCTCGCCGATGCGCGCTTCTTCTTCCGCCAGGACAAGAAGAAACCGCTCGCCGAGCGGGTGTCGCAACTGGGCGCGGTGGTGTACCACAACAAGCTGGGGTCCCAGCTGCAACGCACGCAACGCGTGGTCGCGATCGCCGAGGCCATCGCACCGCGCGTCGGCGCGGATGTGGCGCGGGCGGCACGCGGCGCGCTGCTGGCAAAGGCCGACCTGACGACCGACATGGTCGGCGAGTTCCCCGAGTTGCAGGGCACGATGGGCACCTATTACGCGCGTCACGACGGCGAAGCCGACGAGGTCGCGCTGGCCTGCTCGGAACATTACCGGCCCCGCTTCTCCGGCGACGCGCTGCCCGCAACGCTGACCGGCACCGTGGTCGCGCTGGCCGACAAGCTCGAAACGCTGGTCGGCATCTGGGGCATCGGCCTTGCTCCCACCGGCGAGAAGGATCCGTTCGCGCTGCGCCGCCATGCGCTCGGCGTGCTGCGCATCCTGATCGAAAAAGCGTTGCCGCTCGACCTGCTGCAATTGCTGCAGGTCAGCTATGCGCAGTTCGCGACGCTGCCGGCGGTGAGCGATCCGGTCGACGCGCTGCGCGTCTTCTTCCTCGACCGCCTGCGCGCGCAGCTGCGCGAACGCGGCTATTCGGCGAACGAGGTCGAGGCGGTGCTGGCCGAACAGCCGACGCGCTTCGACGACATCATCGGCCGGCTCGACGCGGTGCGCGCGTTCGCGGCGCTGCCCGAGGCCGACGCGCTGGCCGCGGCCAACAAGCGGATCGGCAACATCCTGAAAAAAGCCGATGCGGCGGCGATTCCCGCGAGCGTCGACGCGGCGCGGCTGGTGGAACCCGCGGAGCAGGCACTGTTCGCCGACCTGCAACGGGTCGCACCGCTCGCGCAGGCGCACCGCGATGCGGGCCGATACGCCGAGGCGCTGTCGGCGCTCGCCGGATTGCGGGGCAGCGTCGACGCCTTCTTCAACGACGTGATGGTCAATGCCGAGGACGCGGCGCTGCGGGCAAACCGTCTGGCGCTGCTCGCGCAGCTCCACCGCCCGATGAACGCCGTCGCCGACATCTCCAAACTGGCCAGCTGA